In the genome of Spirochaetia bacterium, one region contains:
- a CDS encoding sugar ABC transporter substrate-binding protein has product MKKCMVTLLASLLVMGTLFANGQNEQTTASGQKVYKVAYIARAQADSFAAWLANSVKAEAEKYDDIDVSVFDGQASDDIENSLIENAITNQFDCIIIQPNNGESQRPYAEKVVAAGIKCITTNARIAGIKGASSVDADPYEQAAVNARAALTQVPQNANVVVLLGPPGNFHADQRRVSWQKEFFDKRPDVKIVGEQIANWNKDEAMACMEDWVQANDRIDAIISMNDNMCAGALEVVKDNPAYAHILAYGVDGTAEACLLIKSGKMTSTCLQNAFELAKNLLATSHSLLTGEKSQIDMNIDCPLVNSDNVDKYIQMYKEVGSIK; this is encoded by the coding sequence ATGAAAAAATGTATGGTGACCCTTTTGGCGTCACTGCTGGTCATGGGTACTTTGTTTGCCAATGGTCAGAATGAACAGACTACTGCTTCTGGGCAGAAGGTCTACAAAGTTGCCTATATTGCGAGGGCTCAGGCAGATTCTTTTGCAGCATGGCTGGCAAATTCCGTAAAGGCTGAAGCTGAGAAGTATGATGACATTGATGTGAGTGTCTTTGATGGGCAGGCTTCGGATGACATTGAGAATTCTTTGATTGAAAATGCCATTACGAACCAGTTTGACTGCATTATTATCCAACCTAACAACGGAGAATCCCAGCGACCATATGCTGAGAAAGTTGTCGCAGCAGGAATAAAATGCATTACTACGAATGCCCGTATAGCGGGTATCAAAGGTGCTTCTTCTGTAGATGCAGATCCATACGAACAGGCTGCGGTGAATGCCCGTGCTGCACTTACCCAAGTTCCACAGAATGCCAATGTGGTTGTTTTGCTTGGCCCTCCGGGAAATTTCCATGCGGATCAGAGAAGGGTCAGCTGGCAGAAGGAATTCTTTGACAAGAGACCTGATGTCAAGATTGTAGGGGAGCAGATTGCCAACTGGAACAAGGATGAGGCAATGGCTTGCATGGAAGACTGGGTACAGGCCAATGACCGTATCGACGCAATCATTTCCATGAATGACAATATGTGTGCAGGTGCCTTGGAAGTCGTCAAGGATAATCCTGCTTATGCTCATATCCTTGCATATGGTGTCGATGGTACCGCGGAGGCTTGTCTGCTGATCAAGAGTGGAAAGATGACTTCGACCTGTTTGCAGAATGCATTTGAACTTGCAAAGAATTTGCTGGCTACCTCCCATTCTCTGTTGACTGGTGAAAAGTCACAGATTGACATGAATATCGATTGCCCGTTGGTCAACAGTGACAATGTTGACAAGTACATACAGATGTACAAGGAAGTCGGTTCTATCAAATAG